A region of the Falco biarmicus isolate bFalBia1 chromosome 10, bFalBia1.pri, whole genome shotgun sequence genome:
agatggggaagagaaaactCACCTCTCTCCAGCCCGTCAATATTCTGGGTGTAGAGGCGCAGGAGGAGCCCTTTGTCATGCAGGAGTCTTAGGAAATAGTGGGTGTAGTTGGGTCTGTAGTTGCCAGGGTAGAGCTCCTTGGCCAAAGTGAAAAAGGGCTTAGGGTTGACAAAGAAATACATCAGTTCAAAGATGGCTTCTGGGTAGGGGATGTTGTACTGCTCAAGGTTACTGTAGAGGCCGCTCCCTGGGGACCTGCaaggagaggagagcagggctggtaGTCAGAATGCAGGACAAGATGCCACCCACCACAGAGCCAGGCCAAGATGAGACAGAGCAGCCAGCCAGGTCCTTGGGTTCTCTCTGGCTGCTTTGTACTGTCCATTGCCTGttgagagagcagctgaaacTACGTCTGCACAGGAGGAGAACGTGACTCACATCCCTGTTCCACTGCCAGCCCACGttctcccagctgcagaggtgtgcctgcagccagagggagggaagggccACGCTGGTACGCTGTGAAGACCACGCTCCCTTTTAGCTGGAGTGTCTCAAGCCTGTGCCACGGCCACATAGGCTGCTCTGGTGGCCAAGGTGGCGGAGCGAGTGCAGCCACGGAATCAAGTAACAGGCATGACTTAACTGTCCTGAAGATGTGGGCCAAGGAATGGTGCAAAGTCTGACTGGTGATGCCAGCCTGCCTTTGGCTGGAGAAGGAGATGGAGGGGTGAGAGGAGTAGTAGGCTCCAGCATTATCTAAACTGAAGATCCTGTCCCTTGCAGCGCTGAAAAAGGACAAATGAAATGATGGAGGTGTTACCTGAAATCTGGGATGCCGCTGGGGGTGCTAATCCCAGCGCCAGCCATCACCACCACTCGGCGACACTCCTTCTTCTGAATTAGCTCTGCCACATCCCGCAGGGTAAGCTTCTGCTTCCCACCGTCATCTCCCCACCTGCCCATTCCTAAAAtggccctggcagcagcagacagagagAAGGGCCTGGTCCCTTGGATCCTGCTCGGAACAGAGACAAAGCACAACAGGTAGCGTAATGACAGCAACTTCAGCTGAAAACTGCTCAGGGAGAAATGCATCACAAGAATTTCACAGAAAGTTCTTCCCTGGGTAGGACCGCGTGCTAGTTTGTTAACAAGAAGGAAGCTTAACTGCTTGTCTAATCTGTACCCCAGCAGCAGATACTTTCCATTGTGCTTTCTTATGCAGATCTGAAAATACCATGTCATAGGGGTACAAGTGAGAGGTTTTTTTTGGGACAGGGTTGGACACAGGGCTGTGGGAGCGGTAGCACTGGGACTCACAAGTCTCACAGTCCATTTACACTGCTTTTGGGATATGGAAGACTCTTCTATGTCCTCAGTTTCAAGAAGTTTGTAGGGTGATGTGGTCACCCTGGGACaatgcagcccaggctggcacGGACATGGTCATTTCTCTACATCCTCCAAGGGCTCTGTGTGCGAGCTCCACGTGGAAATAGCAAATGCCTAAAGGAATCACAGGTCAGCACTACGTACAGATGGGGCTGAAAACAGTCATTATCGTCTCAAGGAACAGCCTGTCCTGCACCAACATGCACTAATTGGGAAGATTACGAGCGGTCCAGAGGAGACGTGGGACTCTGGAAAAGCCAAGAGAGGGCTGCTAGATCTCTGCAGCCCGCAAGTAGCAATTACTGAGCTCATTAAGTGTCGGCCTCGGTGTGCCCGACACGGCCTTCCCAAGGACACGGCTCTGTCCCGTTAGACCAGGCTCCCGGAGAGCTACATTCAGTGTTCGGTAAACCTCTACTGCCCGAGCCCCCGGGCAGCTCTGTCTCACGGGGCGACCCTCCCGCCCGCGGAGAGGCGGCTGCTCCGCGCTGCCGCCGGCGGTTCCTTCCGTCGGGCCCCCGGTGCGGAGGCCCGGCGGGCAGCAGGGCCCGGCACCGGCGGTGGAGGTGCCGGGCCCACCTAGCCATGCGGCCCTACCTGGGCGCTgcggggcccgccgccgcctcgctGTGCGCAGCGCGCagggggggccgggctgggcgccccgggccgccgccgccatccCTGGGGCCGCCGCCGTCCTTGGGGCCGCCGCCGTCCCTGCGGCCGCGCTCCCACAGGCTCCTCCACGCTGCAAGAAAGCGCAGAGCGGGTGaccgggcggggggcgccccgcatgcccgccgccagcccccgccgggcccctCCCGCGGGCTCACCCGCTGCCagccgccgggccccgcgctCCATGGCCGGGGCAGCGGCCgagccccgccgcgccgctaCCGCAATGCCCCGAGTAGGCGCgcccgcctcccgcccgccTCTCTGGCAGCCTCCCGGCCTCTCCCCGCCGCCCCGTTTTGGGTCGATTCGTGTCGTTTCGGGGTGCTtggggaggcgggggggaaGGCCGGGGGGCAAGGCGTTGCCATGGCTaccgcggggcggggggggcgtTCGCCGCGGGGCCTTACGGTACCCAGCGTGCCCCGCGCGGCGCCGGAAGTGAGTGTGCATTTCCGGTGGCCGCGagcgcgggggcggccgggtGTCGGCGTCgctggctgctctcccctccGTCCCTCCGGCCGCCGCCATGAAGGACGTACCGGgtttcctgcagcagagccagagctcggggccggggcaggccgCTGTCTGGCACCGTCTGGAGGAGCTCTACAACAAGAAgtgagctgggggggggaggcCGCGGCTGTGGTAACATCGGTCCCGGAGAGCGGGCCGCTGCCCTCGGGGACCGGCACGACTCCCGCTCGCCTCTGCCGGGTGTTCTGGGGCGTTgctggggggctgtgccccGCCGGGCGCCTGCCCGGGGCCCAGCGTGTGCCGGCTTGGCTGTTACGCGGAGAGCGGGGCTTAGCGGCCCTCGCCCGGTGCTGAGCCTACGATACAAGCGCTGGGATGATGAGCCCTCCCCGGGTAGGAGCAGGCTTCTCCCTGTGTCCTTTTGATAACTTAGTAAGCGTTTAAGCAGCACGAATGTAGTGGTAGAAAATCAGGGAGTTGACTTTCACGTTATTTTTCTTGGGGTTACTTTATGTTATGCcctgaggggtggggggtgagtgTCTCACCGGTTTCGTTTCTCACTTGTCTCCGTCGTTAGTCACAGCAGCCGTGGAGACAGGTGGGCCTAACGGATTTGAGTGTGAAATACAGCATGTGGCAGGAGCTGAGGCGCTGGTATAAAGTGGGAACTCGCTGACAGACCTTATTGTTTTTTAAGACTCTGGCACCAGCTGACTCTGCAAGTTTTGGACTTTGTTCAGGACCCTTGCTTTGCCCAAGGAGATGGACTTATCAAGGTGAAGTATTTGATTGTTCCCAAGAGGTTTATCTTGCTGTGGTGAAGTTGAGTGATGGTGTTTTTGTGCTAGTGAAAAATAAGCTGCCTGTGACTTGTCTCTGGAGAATTATTAAACTAGATGAATTCAGCTTTCTGGGGCTTATGCACTAGATGTGAGTGTGCAGGATTTGATTGGCATGTGAAAATTCTGCTAAAATTAAATGTGTCAATTTTAGAAGCTGCAAAAGGATATTTTCATTAACTTAAGTTTTTTGGGGGAGAGGGTACAGGTACAAAAAGTTCCCTTCTGTAACAAGAGGTTTGCAACTGCAAGCATAGGATGGATTGTCAGGTGTTCACAAAGGCTTCAAAATATTCAGTAGGTTACTTCATCCAGTGGGAGCTTCTTCTAGGTATGAAGATAAGGGTGTACTCAGTCCAGAGTCGCATATTGTCTGTCTAGTACAAGTAATAATGAGCTTTCATGCTCCTTTGAGGTTTTAGGTTAAAATTCACCTTCCTAGGAGACAGTTATTTCCATGGTTAAGAGCCATGGGTTTCTAGAGACAGCCTCTTTTCTGAAGGCATGCAAAGAGAAATTTGAAAGCTTTGTGTCTGTGCTTACTGTACAGTCATAACTGAAGACACACACCAGCCCAACCCATAGCAGCGAGGCACTGTATGTATTAGTACCTGCTAGCTTGGAATCACTCCTTGCAGTTGGATAGAATTACTTGAATAGCAGAGCTAAAATTATCTAAAAAGAGCAATCTTTGGCTCCTGGATTCTGTATGGTGTAAAAACTTCTGTGTTGGATGCCCACTACTTTGCTGGAAAATGAATTGGAATGTAGTGAAAAGTGAGTGTCATAGCTGAAACAAAATACCTGTTTGCCCTGACTGTCAATATCTTTGTGCCCACAGCTTTATGAGAACTTCATCAGTGAGTTTGAACACAGGTGGGTTTGTTTGCCTGCAAGTTTTTAGGTCACCTACTGTTGACTGAGACTGTTCTGACAGTGAGCTTTTTGTTCTAGGGTGAACCCCTTGTCCCTGGTAGAGATCATTCTTCATGTAGTCAGACAGATGACAGGTAAGTGTCCTTACCTGTTACTTACAGTATTTTTAGCAACCGATGTGCATGCAATTTGACTAGTTAATAGTAACAGCTAATTCTTCAATGTTAAGCTATTGCCTTCCTGCTgtattgaaaaggaaaagcgCTAAGTCAAAAAGCATAAATGAATGCTGCTATCCAGAGTAGCCAGTCTACTGCTTTGCTAGGGAAATGGCTGGCGATCAGAAAGCCAGGCCTACAGACAGCAGAACCTTTTGAAAGTTGAGCGGTGTACTACAGAAAAAGTATATTCCAGTCTTCATGAATCCAGTAAAAGGAGATATTTCTTCTGTATATTCCACAGGAATTCCtgatgttgctgcttttttttccttttctctctacTTCAGATCCCACCGTGGCCCTTACTTTTCTGGAGAAGACTcgagaaaaggtatttttgaaattgctttttctgGTAGTCTGCCTACAGGAATAGTTTTGCATTTGAGCGTATATGGTATAGCTGAAGAGGCAGATACGTGTATGTTGAAACCTGTGCTGGAAAATACCTACTCCTTTTCTCAGTGAAcagctctgtattttaatgcaGGAAGATGGTAACAAATGAAATGCAACCAACGCAATCTAGGTTTCAAGAGCCTACCTGGCTGCAAGGGTAGCACTCTCTAAAGATGTATCTTTGTGTAACTGCAGGTAAAAAGCAGCGATGAAGCAGTCATTCTGTGTAAAACAGCCATTGGGGCACTCAAGCTGAACATTGGAGACCTGCAGGTCACCAAGGTGAGGTGATGACTCGAGTAGTTCAAGCATTCAGGTATTTTGGAGCACTGTGACACGCTTCAGCCGTAGCCACAGCATGgatgtgcctgtgtctgtgccTCAGTTCTAAATGAGAATTTGATAAATTTGCAGTTCCTGGGATTTCCAGGAAGACCTGGAGTTCTGCTTTACGGTTTGTAGGCCATAACAGTGCACGGGTAGTACTTACGAACAAATCTTTGATGTTTCAGTAAGATTCTGATGCATGTAGCCTTTCAGGTGCTGTTGCTTATTGGTGgcctgcagctgctcactgcAGCTGTTGGTGTGCACAGCTTGAAagagaggggggagaaaaataaaaatctttatataTTCCAGTTTGCAGCTTAGAGGGTCTCACGAACTCAACAGTATATATGCTACTTGTTGGTGAACTGCTAGCGATGACTGAATTAGTGTATCATTTCCTGTGCTAagcatgttgggttttttcatctGTTGGCTCTTTTTAGAGCTGTCTCTCAAACCTaagatgagggtttttttcatgcagtgCAGCTTTATATCCCTTATACCCATCAAACTTTGTACTTGCTCTAAGTATATATAaagcgtgtgtgtgtatataaatacagtTGAGCTGCAGGGTTGTCTTTTtgaggtttgggggtttttttcctaacctAACTACTATGTAAATGGAGAATGCcgttgctttatttttaatgctgtggTCTCTGCTTTACTACCGGGTGGGTGTTAATTCTGGACCACACAGGAATGCTGTAGCCGTTGCAGTAAGGCTGCTTCACAGTGGTGAACTAGAAGGCCAGGAACACAGAGGTGTATGAGGTGTTTCTTCATCTGTAACAAGCAGGTTTTTGCCCTCCTCTAGGAGACCATTGAGGAGGTTGAGGAGATGCTGAACAATCTCCCTGGGGTGACTTCAGTTCACAGCCGCTTCTATGATCTCTCCAGCAAGTATTATCAGACAATTGGGAACCATGCCTCTTACTATAAGGATGCTCTGCGGTTTCTGGGATGCATTGATGTTAAAGATCTGCCAGGTAACTTCTCCTTTGCCAAGCACAGAAATTCCCAGTTTTCATTCTCTGATTTATCACTTCAATCTAAATACACGTGCTGGCAGGGAACAGGTTTTCTCGGTGTTATTTTGAATCTGCTGTAGTTGGGCCAGGATCTAGCTGGAAAGAGGAGGAACCCACAAGAATGGCTGAGTAGGATTCTGTTCCTAAGCTATGTTGGGGTGATGGGAGAGGGGAAGTGCCCCCACCAGAAGAGATAGTTTGTTCTAGTTCCCCAAAATCTTCACTAGAGATTGAAAAAGTagccctttttttcttttttgctgctgctgtggttaCTGCAGGCTTCTGAATTTCAGGCTTGGGAGAGGATGAGAAGTGGGGCTGGGAGTCATCTAACACAGGTACAGAGAGGAGAGTGAGGGAAGGATTAATGGGGCTTAGGCTGCTGTTTCATTCAAACTATTTTTGTTGGtttagtgttgttttttttttttttttttccagtatcagagcagcaggagagagccTTTACCCTGGGACTGGCAGGGCTCTTGGGAGAAGGTGTTTATAACTTTGGGGAGCTGGTAAGTTGGAGCTTTGTTGCTTCAGCTGTTGAGTATCAGGAATTTATTTTACCTTATTAACACTATCCTGCCCGGTTTCTGCAGCTGATGCACCCAGTTCTGGAGTCCCTGAGAAACACTGATCGGCAGTGGCTGATTGACACGCTTTATGCCTTCAACAGTGGTAATGTAGAGACGTTTCAGGCTTTGAAGTCAGCATGGGGTCAGCAGGTGGGTGAATGAGTTGCTGTATTGCTTAAGGCCTAAGCTCAGTATTTAGGGAGGACACTTAGATTCTGAACACATTTACCTTAAGAATTCCTGACTCTGGTGCACTGGTATAATTTTAATCATAGCATAGtaatgtttctttcattttgataCATATCATTAGTTCTCTAATCTTTCCTCTGTGTCTGGTTGATTGAAAGAAGCGAAGAGAAATCTTTTGTGatccaaagcaaacaaaaacatcatgcagtgctgcagacaGGAGGATAATTCTGATTTAATTTCCGTAATGCCATTCACTCCCAGTATTAAACTGCTTCCAATGTAAAATAGTGGCTTTCCCTTGTGTTCTGGGAAGTCTGAGGAAAACAGTGCTGTTGGATATTAACTACACTGGCTGTACCAGAAACGATCAGCACAGCAGTGATTTACAGGTGGGCTTGTATGTCTGCTTGGGCAAGGCTGTGCCCTTTGATAAAAGGTTGCCTACTTTGTGCAGTTCTTAACACTTGTGTTATGGAACCATTATCAGGCAGTGGGTGGCTTGTAGTGGCCTCCTACCTTTTAAATGAAGGTAGTGGGTCCCCATGTGACTTACTCATGTGTGTAACATGCTGTTTTCCCCTGGGTGTGTATgtgttggggtgggggaagtaACAATGAACTTGTTCTATTTTATCCTCTTACAGCCAGATCTGGCTGCAAATGAAGCACTTCTGCTGCAAAAGATTCAACTGCTATGTCTTATGGAGGTGAGCTGAGAACTGTGATGTGTTAAATATGGGAAATGAAGCGGGACTGCTCCAACTACCTTTTGGTGGGGGTAGCAGTGTTGAATATTCTGTTCTCTCGATGCATTCATTCAGAAACTCGTGGGTATAAATACCTGACTGCAAATTTTGCCTCTAGGTGGTGCCAGAAGGCAGTACCgcttgggggggaaaaaaaaaaagcactttgtaAGGGCTTGTCTGTAGTTTCAAGAATGTGCTCTTTCAGGCAGGATATTGGAGCTGCGGAAGGAAAGAGCAGGCTTTGCATCTTGAGGATGGTATCTGAAATGATAACTCTTAAAGTATGTTCTAGTTTAACAAATCAAAAAATTTAACACTTAAAATCTTAGTTTCCTAAGGGCTGAAAATCCTTTCCCTGATAGGTAACCTTAAAGGTGTAAACAGTTTCTTTCCTGTCACTTGAAGGCTTTGGCTCTGTTGTTACTAAATAATACTGCTGTATAAACCTCCATGGCCTTggatcttttttaaaaacttaaatacTGAGTTGCCTGAGGTGTAATATGTTTATACACACCCATATACCAATATGTGTGTATGttactgtgtatatatattcCATTTCTAGTGTTTTATTGTGAATGAGTTTTACCACCTGTAAGTACTGCATTGTCTCAGGGATGTGGTATGTACAGAGATGTTCTAACACAGACGTATCTGCTTTATTTGGAGATTAATGTTGTTGCCTAGGAAATTTGTGGCTTGGAGCAGTGAGGTGTGTGTGCAGGAAGGAGCAGtactcttcctttctgctggcataagtacttcaaagaaaaatgcatttttattgaaTAGGAGAAATGCagttgctgctgcaggtggagagTTCAGCAGGGCAGTATGAGGGAGGTTGTGCACACTGTTGGAAAAGACTAAAATCatgtgggatttattttttgttttgtttacttgaACTCAGATGACTTTTACCCGACCGGCCAATCACAGGCAGCTCACTTTTGAGGAGATTGCTAAGAGTGCCAAAGTCACCGTGAATGAGGTGAGTTCAGCTTTAGACAAACTTATTAATGTCTAACTTCTGAAGCTCTGAAAGTGTCTGGATAGACCTACTCCCGTAGGTGAATTCTTAAGTAGAAATGTTCTCCCCTCTTCTTGTGCATTTGAAGaacccctttcttttttaagaaggAATTTACTGCTTGGTGCTCCTGTTTCTTGGTAAATACCTTTTTGAAGATTTTTAGTCATAGTCTTTAAGTTGGAAGAGAGCTCTATAGGtcatctgttcccacctgctcCTGAAAGCAGGTGTTTGGATTAGGTTATGTAGGGCCCTGCCAAGCCTGTCTTGAATATTTTGTCAGTAAGAGGGAAATGTCactaatatttaatttttctcatggtgaagaattttcttctgttatccAGATGTAGTCCCTGCTGAAGCAAATCCTGCCTGTGgtctcttgtcctttcactgtgCATCCTTATGAAAATAGTATCTCTTACTTTCTGTGTTACGGCCTTTAGGTACTAAAGACTGTGATTGAGGTATTTCCCAAGCTACCTCTTGTCTAGGCTCAACAAATTAGATTTCTTCATAATGTCAAGTTCTTGGCCTCCTAACCATGGTGGCCCATTGTTAGACTCTCTCCAGTTTTGCAGTGTCCCCCTTAAACTGGAAGGGAGTGAAGCAAAGCTGgacacagtgctgcaggtgtGCTCCCACGAGTGCCGAGTGGAATAATTGCATCCCTTGATCCACTGGCTGTGTTCTCGCTGATGCAGACCAGGACACGGTTCCCCTTTGCTGCTATAGGGGAGCACCCCTGGCTCTTGCACAGTTTCCTGTGCCTGCCAGACTTTATCCATCACAGTATGCTTTGCCGAGGATATTCAGGGTATGCTGCAGCCAGTCAGTGCTGGGGCTTGGGATCGTTTGATCTCAGGTGTCAGACTCCATGTTTATCTTCACTGTACTTCATGGGATTCATGTTAGTGCAATCTCTTGAGGTCTGTCTTCATGGTAGCTCTAATTTCCAGTACATCTACATCTCCTTGCCGGTTTGGTATCATCCGTGAAATTGTCATCAGGCTAGCTTAAACACAACTAAATAGTGTCAGTCTCAATATCGGTCCCCAAGGAGTGCTAGTCATGACCAGCTGCCTGTTGAAGCCTCTAACCACTCTTGTTTGAGGTTGGTAGTTCAGCAGGTTTTCCCCTCCTCTTGTGGCTTGTCCATTCCATAGTTTACCAGCCTGTCAGCAAGGATGTGGTAGAAGGTTTTGTTGAGCACTCTAAGAGAAAGGTACAGGACACCTACAGCATTCTTCTCGACCACTGAACAAGTTATTTAAACTAAAAAGGCAATCCGATTGGTCATGCAGATCTTACCCATGGTAAATCCATGTTGGCCTTTTCCAATTACCTTGCTCTTCCTGggatttcagagaaaagaaaaaacctgctcTTAGGGAGAAGAAATCTCTCCTGTATATTTAGATGTCAAGTCTCAAGGCAGTATTATAACCTAGAAGGGGATGGGTGTGAGACAGGCTGCAGTTGCTTTTGATTTTGCTGTGTGCAGTAAACAGTCTTCCAAAAGCAGGTGCCGTCTAAAGGTTTTGTTTATCTCGGGGGAAACTGGATGATTCTCAATTGTttccttgaattattttttttaattttcaggtgGAACTGCTGGTGATGAAGGCGCTCTCGGTAGGCTTGGTGAAGGGCAGTATCGATGAAGTCGATAAGAGGGTGCACATGACATGGGTACAACCGCGCGTGTTGGATTTGCAACAGGTAATGACCATCTTCAATGTTAAGGCAGTGCTAACTTGTTTTGTCGTGTGAGGTGACCTGGAAATTAAAATCGGAACTGTCAAGGGTCGCTGTCTGGGAATGACTCTCCTTGGTGGTACTTGAAGATGCTCAAGGAGCGAGGAAGTATATCAACTTTTCCTCGTTCCTTTTTACATTGTTGCCTTCAGCTTTTACCTTGTGTATACACACCTTGGGCGCATTTTGTATCTGCATTTTGCAGTAAGTAGTTAAAAACCTGTCAGGAGATGGAACAGGATATTGGTGACGCTTCTCTTCTGAAAGCTGCTCAAATGCTATGGCTGTGTTCTCCAGAAGGATGCAGACATCTGTGTGGCTGCCTCAAGCCTGAATGCATGAAGCAAAATCTTGGAGTTTCTGGGTTGTAGGCAGCACGCTTGTCTTGAGAAGTTCAGGGTGATAAAGGTGCTGAGCTTCTCAAGTTCATTCTCCTAATGTTTTAGGAGACTGTATAGGGTGcctttcacctttaaaaaaacagatttgGTACATGGAACACTAGCTGCAAATAATTCCTTTAGTGCATTTCAATTTAACTTTCAACATTGCTATTTTGGTGGTAAAAGATGTGAAGTAGCGTCTTTTCTAGATGTATGGGTTTTTGAGAAGTTGTTAGGGATCTCAAGGGTTTGTCCTTAAATGTGAATATTGGTATTTCTGGTGGTTGGTGCATTAAAGTGATTGTGGACTTGCCTTGCAGATCAAAGGAATGAAAGACCGCCTGGAGTTCTGGTGCACAGATGTGAGAAGCATGGAGATGTTGGTGGAGCACCAAGCTCACGACATCCTGACATAGAGGACCTTGCACTACCCCTGGGAGAGTAACTTCTACTGCTACTGACGCTAGCAGCACTCAGACCACTGACTCTGTACTGAATTATATTgaaggggggtgggtgggcagaggggagagcAGCTTTTTGACGCTTGTTTGGAGGAGTAAGTGGCCTTTTGCTGTGTAACCCTTTGGTGCTTGGAGTCAAGATTTCCCTATGCGCTATCATTGGTGGCACTGACCATGAGAGCTCCCATCCCGCTCGTGAAAGGAGGACAGAGGCTCCGCGGTGGCTGGCTGATCAGTCTTGCTATCAGGCTGTTGG
Encoded here:
- the SIRT3 gene encoding NAD-dependent protein deacetylase sirtuin-3, mitochondrial isoform X4, which gives rise to MTWYFQICIRKHNGKYLLLGYRLDKQLSFLLVNKLARGPTQGRTFCEILVMHFSLSSFQLKLLSLRYLLCFVSVPSRIQGTRPFSLSAAARAILGMGRWGDDGGKQKLTLRDVAELIQKKECRRVVVMAGAGISTPSGIPDFRSPGSGLYSNLEQYNIPYPEAIFELMYFFVNPKPFFTLAKELYPGNYRPNYTHYFLRLLHDKGLLLRLYTQNIDGLERVAGIPPDRLVEAHGTFATATCTVCRRKFPGEDFRGDVMADRVPHCPVCTGVIKPDIVFFGEELPQRFFLHVTDFPMADLLFIIGTSLEVEPFASLAGAVRSSVPRVLINRDLVGPFAWQKRYNDVAQLGDVVSGVEKLVDLLDWNEEMQTLIQKEKEKLDAKDK
- the SIRT3 gene encoding NAD-dependent protein deacetylase sirtuin-3, mitochondrial isoform X1, translating into MERGARRLAAAWRSLWERGRRDGGGPKDGGGPRDGGGGPGRPARPPLRAAHSEAAAGPAAPRIQGTRPFSLSAAARAILGMGRWGDDGGKQKLTLRDVAELIQKKECRRVVVMAGAGISTPSGIPDFRSPGSGLYSNLEQYNIPYPEAIFELMYFFVNPKPFFTLAKELYPGNYRPNYTHYFLRLLHDKGLLLRLYTQNIDGLERVAGIPPDRLVEAHGTFATATCTVCRRKFPGEDFRGDVMADRVPHCPVCTGVIKPDIVFFGEELPQRFFLHVTDFPMADLLFIIGTSLEVEPFASLAGAVRSSVPRVLINRDLVGPFAWQKRYNDVAQLGDVVSGVEKLVDLLDWNEEMQTLIQKEKEKLDAKDK
- the SIRT3 gene encoding NAD-dependent protein deacetylase sirtuin-3, mitochondrial isoform X3, encoding MERGARRLAAAWRSLWERGRRDGGGPKDGGGPRDGGGGPGRPARPPLRAAHSEAAAGPAAPRIQGTRPFSLSAAARAILGMGRWGDDGGKQKLTLRDVAELIQKKECRRVVVMAGAGISTPSGIPDFRSPGSGLYSNLEQYNIPYPEAIFELMYFFVNPKPFFTLAKELYPGNYRPNYTHYFLRLLHDKGLLLRLYTQNIDGLERVAGIPPDRLVEAHGTFATATCTVCRRKFPGEDFRGDVMADRVPHCPVCTGVIKPDIVFFGEELPQRFFLHVTDFPMADLLFIIGTSLELDAKDK
- the SIRT3 gene encoding NAD-dependent protein deacetylase sirtuin-3, mitochondrial isoform X2, which produces MERGARRLAAAWRSLWERGRRDGGGPKDGGGPRDGGGGPGRPARPPLRAAHSEAAAGPAAPRIQGTRPFSLSAAARAILGMGRWGDDGGKQKLTLRDVAELIQKKECRRVVVMAGAGISTPSGIPDFRSPGSGLYSNLEQYNIPYPEAIFELMYFFVNPKPFFTLAKELYPGNYRPNYTHYFLRLLHDKGLLLRLYTQNIDGLERAGCKRQIGQLAPCCWRAMFTLKRRDCHAQHGQRKETVAGSGGRGHPALQQQIHTELARWGGGDARGSIQLGWKRSREALAHDGREAEGREAQMPSWRLALHMKAFLPETSEQLM
- the SIRT3 gene encoding NAD-dependent protein deacetylase sirtuin-3, mitochondrial isoform X5 — protein: MAAAGGTEGRAASDADTRPPPRSRPPEMHTHFRRRAGHAGYRKAPRRTPPPPRGSHGNALPPGLPPRLPKHPETTRIDPKRGGGERPGGCQRGGREAGAPTRGIAVAARRGSAAAPAMERGARRLAAAWRSLWERGRRDGGGPKDGGGPRDGGGGPGRPARPPLRAAHSEAAAGPAAPSAARDRIFSLDNAGAYYSSHPSISFSSQRQAGITSQTLHHSLAHIFRTVKSCLLLDSVAALAPPPWPPEQPMWPWHRLETLQLKGSVVFTAYQRGPSLPLAAGTPLQLGERGLAVEQGCESRSPPVQT
- the PSMD13 gene encoding 26S proteasome non-ATPase regulatory subunit 13, which gives rise to MKDVPGFLQQSQSSGPGQAAVWHRLEELYNKKLWHQLTLQVLDFVQDPCFAQGDGLIKLYENFISEFEHRVNPLSLVEIILHVVRQMTDPTVALTFLEKTREKVKSSDEAVILCKTAIGALKLNIGDLQVTKETIEEVEEMLNNLPGVTSVHSRFYDLSSKYYQTIGNHASYYKDALRFLGCIDVKDLPVSEQQERAFTLGLAGLLGEGVYNFGELLMHPVLESLRNTDRQWLIDTLYAFNSGNVETFQALKSAWGQQPDLAANEALLLQKIQLLCLMEMTFTRPANHRQLTFEEIAKSAKVTVNEVELLVMKALSVGLVKGSIDEVDKRVHMTWVQPRVLDLQQIKGMKDRLEFWCTDVRSMEMLVEHQAHDILT